A genomic segment from Gammaproteobacteria bacterium encodes:
- a CDS encoding Abi family protein, producing MSYPKPPTKLSEQLELLSHRGMRLTEQAEHYLSHIGYYRLRGYWIPFEDPSAPDGDHRFQSGTTFDDVLNLYIFDRELRLLVIDAIERIEVSVRNQWQNVLGLEHGAHAYLKSELFHSARQYGRCLAELSSEYERSKETHIKHYRKKYEKSGVPDLPPIWSAVEIMTLGQFSHWLSNLKPKSLKGKIAKPYGLDEAVLCSFLHHLTVIRNICAHHARLWNRSMTITMQLPRTKPKQLAKVIDHGTDPNQAPRKIYNTFVMIAWFMDCICSDNHFRQRLIHLIDKHGVDTGAMGFPDGWHSMAFWQQTEDKEGT from the coding sequence ATGAGCTACCCCAAGCCACCAACCAAACTTTCTGAGCAGTTGGAGCTGCTTTCCCACCGAGGCATGCGCCTGACTGAACAGGCGGAACACTATCTCTCCCATATCGGCTACTACCGACTGCGCGGCTATTGGATTCCCTTTGAAGATCCAAGTGCGCCTGATGGTGATCATCGTTTCCAGTCCGGCACAACATTTGACGATGTACTTAATCTCTATATTTTCGACCGGGAGCTGAGATTACTGGTCATTGATGCTATTGAGCGCATAGAAGTCTCCGTTCGCAACCAGTGGCAGAATGTTTTGGGTTTGGAACACGGCGCTCACGCCTATCTGAAATCCGAACTATTTCATAGCGCTCGACAGTACGGGCGTTGTCTGGCCGAGCTGTCCAGCGAATATGAGCGCAGCAAAGAAACCCATATCAAACATTACAGGAAGAAGTATGAGAAAAGTGGCGTTCCCGATCTGCCGCCCATCTGGTCAGCAGTAGAAATCATGACTCTGGGTCAGTTTTCCCATTGGCTGTCCAACCTCAAGCCCAAATCTCTCAAGGGCAAGATTGCAAAGCCTTACGGCCTTGATGAAGCCGTTCTCTGTTCCTTTTTGCACCATCTGACCGTCATTCGCAATATTTGTGCTCATCATGCCCGCCTGTGGAATCGTTCCATGACGATTACCATGCAGTTGCCACGTACCAAACCCAAACAGTTGGCAAAAGTGATTGACCATGGTACTGATCCCAATCAGGCGCCCCGAAAAATCTACAACACTTTCGTCATGATCGCATGGTTCATGGACTGTATCTGCTCTGATAACCACTTCAGACAGCGGCTGATCCATCTGATCGACAAACATGGCGTTGATACCGGGGCGATGGGCTTTCCCGATGGATGGCACTCGATGGCGTTCTGGCAGCAAACAGAGGATAAGGAGGGGACATGA
- a CDS encoding phosphoribosylaminoimidazolesuccinocarboxamide synthase has protein sequence MKKGQLLYQGKAKSVYETDNPDFLILEFRNDASAFDGTKRASLARKGEVNNKFNAFIMQKLAAAGIPTHFEKLLSDNESLVKNLQMIPVECVVRNRAAGSLCRRLGVEEGLELSPPTFEFFYKNDALHDPMVNEYHIRAFGWASEDEIAEMKKWTFHVNDILTKLFDDAGLILVDYKLEFGRFKGEVVLGDEFSPDGCRLWDKATGEKMDKDRFRQDLGNVIESYEEVARRLGVPL, from the coding sequence ATGAAAAAAGGTCAACTTCTATATCAAGGTAAAGCAAAATCGGTTTATGAGACGGACAATCCGGACTTTCTGATTCTGGAATTCCGCAATGATGCGTCGGCATTCGATGGCACCAAGCGTGCCTCATTGGCGCGTAAGGGCGAAGTGAATAACAAGTTCAACGCCTTTATCATGCAGAAATTGGCGGCGGCCGGCATTCCCACGCACTTTGAAAAGCTGCTGTCGGATAATGAAAGCCTTGTGAAAAACTTGCAGATGATCCCGGTCGAGTGCGTCGTACGCAATCGAGCAGCCGGCAGTCTTTGTCGTCGCTTGGGTGTTGAAGAAGGCCTAGAACTCTCACCGCCCACATTCGAATTTTTCTACAAAAACGATGCGTTACATGACCCGATGGTCAATGAGTACCATATTCGTGCTTTCGGCTGGGCGAGCGAAGACGAAATTGCCGAAATGAAAAAATGGACCTTCCATGTCAACGATATCCTGACCAAGCTCTTTGATGATGCGGGCCTCATTCTCGTGGATTACAAGCTAGAGTTTGGTCGGTTCAAGGGTGAGGTGGTGTTGGGGGATGAATTCTCACCCGATGGTTGCCGTTTGTGGGATAAGGCGACCGGCGAAAAAATGGATAAAGATCGATTCCGTCAAGATCTCGGTAACGTCATCGAAAGTTACGAAGAAGTGGCTCGACGTTTGGGTGTGCCGCTGTAG